The following nucleotide sequence is from Dehalococcoidales bacterium.
GAACTGTTTGCCATGGATCGTCGGGAAGACAAAATTGCTCTGTCCCCAAGAGGTGCCTTCGCGCATTTTCAGATAAGCACTCAAGTCCCGACGAAGCTTCTCTGAGAAGTGAATCCTGCGCTCCTTGTCTCCCTTTCCCACCACGATTAGATAGCCTTCACGGAGATTGAGCTTGTCCAAAGTCAATCCACGGAGTTCGCCGGCGCGAATGCCGGTATCAAGAAACGTGGCAACTATACAGTAGTCGCGCCGCCCAACAACCGTCCCCAGGTTGGCCTGTCTGAGTATTGCTTCAATTTCATAGTCGGCAAGTACTTTCGGCCTTCGTTTGGGTAGTTTCAGGTTCTCAATTTGCCCCATCGGATTCTTGGTGATCAGTTCGCGCCGGTACAGCCAGCCGAAGAAGACTCTATAGGCGCGTATCCTACCTTGTGTGGTAATCGCAGAACAACTCCGCATAGAATGAAGCACATATCGTTGAATGTCGTCCGAAGTTATGTCGTTGATCCGGGGCCAATTCAGGAATTCACCCAAGTAGAAAATGACATCGTTGTACCAGGAAACAGTACGGGGGGAGAGGTTTTTGGACCGGCAATGGAGGATGAACCGTTCAAGCGCGTTATCCATGTCGCAGGGTTCGCCCAGCGTGTTCGCCATTTCCATAACAATGTTTCCTCCCAGTCAACAAGGAGGGTTCGGCATCGGTAAGTCTGTCACCTGCCAGGAAGGGGGATCAACGGGAAGAACCCGTTACGCTGGCCTGCAGTTTCGGGGACAATCCATCCAAGATTTACAGTCTGCCCCCTTTAGCCACTTGGGTACCTCTCCGTCAAACCCCTGTCTAGCTGCGTCTTACCGAATCCTCCCTGTACCTTCGGGTTACCCGTTCAGGGGTAAGTCTGTCACACTCGCTAGTTTACCCTGAGTTAGCATTTGCGGTCAACGGCGGAGGTAAGTATAGCACAATCAATAGCCCCGGGAAAGGAGGGAAGAAAATGAGGCTCAGTCGGGAAGCATTCCTGAAATTGGTCGAGGATGTCCTGCCGAATAAACAGACAATCAGTGACGGTGATCTAATGCGCGTGATCTCGGTAGTGAATCTCTGTCAGAGGGAGGCTATTGCAAAGAGGCCGCGAGGCCGGCGGCGAAAGAATGCCGAGAAAGCTGCCGAAGAAGCCACAGAGTAGGGGGAAGGCCCCTCAAACCGAGGGGCCTTCATTTGAGCAACTTCAGAAGGTAGTTGAGGGCATAGAACTGAGGATTATAGAACACCTTCACACCGGAGATCAGCGTTGCTGCCGCAATGAATCCACAGAATAGGGCGCAAATGTCCAAAGGCAGAGAAACGGCGGTCGTGCATTTCATGTTACATATGCACAAAACCATGAGCACGGCGAAAACGAGACCGACAACCACGAAGGACACACCCTCCGCGAGTTGCTGGCGGATAATGACGTTCCACAACTCGCTCGTGACAACGCCCAACCTAGCGCCCAGTTCTTCAAGCAAAATCCCCACTTGTTCGGGGATGTTAACTGTCATTGGGGAGTTTCTCCTCCGCGACATATTTCCGCAGGTATTCGATTCGGGGAGTTAAGGCATCATACAAGTCAAGCATTTCCTGCGCGTTCAGCCACCACCGAGGGTCAGGATCCTCAGTATCGAACAGCATCATCGGTTCCGCTGTTGCTCTAAAGAATCTGAGAATCCTCCCATTCCTCGGAGAACCCATTACTGCCACTCCGTCAAAGGGATGCTCGGGCACGTTTTCTCTCCTCCTTGTATTTAGCTGTTTGAACCTCGGCGACAATTTCCCAATCCGGGTTCCGGGTCATTGCTTGGCAGCACCCCTTACGCCAGGCGTAGGCCGGGTCCTCAAGCACCTTACAGATACCCCTTTGCCGGTCTGCCTTTTGGCAGCCGGCATCGAGGCAGGCCGGGATTACCTCTTGCATGATTCCCCCTGAATCCTACCTAGAAGATCAGACAACTGGGAGTTTGCCACGGCAAGCAATCTGTCTACTTCCCCGATGATAAACTCCAGAGGGTCATCCACCGTACAGGTCCTGATTTGGGAGTACCCAGCGGGTGGAAACAAAGCGCCTTCAATAAGACTGATCGTTCTTATGGCCTCTTGTGCGGCTTCATGGCCCCGCAAGGCAAGCCCCACTAGACCAGACTGGGAATAATCTAGTTCCACAATTCCCCCCCCTTCCTATGATCTTGTCTATCCCAAATCCTAGCCTGTCCATCCCAAAAAGTCAACCGTTTTGAGTCAAGTTGACAAGCCCAAACTGCATATGCTGGGACCAATCCTATGTCTAGGAGGTGAGAAGGTGTCTTTGCTCTTCGGGATGAAGCTGGCAGCCGGCGTTCTCGCCGCTTACGGTCTGTGTAGTGCCCGCGCACAGGAACAGACCCCTGCAGACCTTTCCCGGCACCGCTATGTTCTCGGCAGCATAGGATCGGGAAAAACGATGTGGCTGGTACACAAGCTGGTGGAAAGTCTCTCCGAGGGCATCTGCTCCATCTGGGTATCAACACACGGAGCCAATCAGGTT
It contains:
- a CDS encoding tyrosine-type recombinase/integrase — encoded protein: MEMANTLGEPCDMDNALERFILHCRSKNLSPRTVSWYNDVIFYLGEFLNWPRINDITSDDIQRYVLHSMRSCSAITTQGRIRAYRVFFGWLYRRELITKNPMGQIENLKLPKRRPKVLADYEIEAILRQANLGTVVGRRDYCIVATFLDTGIRAGELRGLTLDKLNLREGYLIVVGKGDKERRIHFSEKLRRDLSAYLKMREGTSWGQSNFVFPTIHGKQFSNNGLENVTQRLADRAGLNVNARPHRLRHTSGTLWIERGGDPLTLQQRMGHSTLNITRQYVDQRSRVLRQKAQQFSPLEAIEQERIRLPRKKK